Proteins encoded by one window of Corythoichthys intestinalis isolate RoL2023-P3 chromosome 20, ASM3026506v1, whole genome shotgun sequence:
- the LOC130908992 gene encoding phosphatidate phosphatase LPIN2-like isoform X2, which produces MAICIIPGISMNYVGQLAGQVLVTVKELYKGINQATLSGCIDVVVVRQPNGSFQCSPFHVRFGKLGVLRSREKVIDIEINGEPVELQMKLGDNGEAFFVQEMEQLDETVPAHLATSPIPTDDAIIKKQEPECRQSHPLKAPEEGSIAGGKKRKRRRRKHKAEPRKEEQSQSVGGELELPGLSSDEEMTSHSMWVSSMTKDSIDHFQNSPATCLEWDSYPFSDGDWSPYTERVMSEPEPASPNSDSELMVKTTESMLRADAHMQWSWGEFPESTRQVTKKDQSLPKVLTITPSESTHFRVISSPEERAEDPLCSIVKPQPQNVETRTSDLSEKAIRKTRWKSSPPSRRDSNTKAADIAVKRKGGVRKRSQHQGPEDIYLDDLNLLEPDVVALYFPKSESGPVTKHWAETAATGGTHSGSQSPQSVGSSSSGGGSLGDSGTECLSDLAADLPDVTLSLCGGGGGDDSEIDSEKFLEYIISYHEFAENPAMIDNPNLVVRIGHRYYNWTLAAPLILSMQAFQKNLPKATEEAWVKDRMPKKSGRWWFWRKSSVKQLSTESKLELQESLTDENPALNKGPQQKTSEWSSDDETKELKAMFAPSPAYRKSLRLSSEQIYQGTCRCQGTIYLWDWDDQVVISDIDGTITKSDVFGHILPQLGKDWTHEGIAKLYHSVHQNGYKFLYCSARAIGMADMTRGYLQRVNDGGTLLPRGPLMLAPSSLFSAFHREMIEKKPEKFKVECLSDIRKLFTTNMNPFYAAFGNRESDVLAYRQAGISVCRIFTVNPKGELILEQAKGNKTSYTRLSELVEHVFPLRSRQHAAAFCCPDFSAFSYWRQPITHACLEDLL; this is translated from the exons ATGGCAATATGCATTATACCTGGCATCAGCATGAACTACGTCGGTCAATTGGCTGGCCAGGTTCTGGTGACAGTCAAGGAACTGTACAAAGGCATCAACCAGGCTACACTATCGGGCTGTATCGACGTGGTAGTGGTGCGACAGCCCAACGGATCCTTCCAGTGTTCGCCCTTCCATGTGCGATTCGGAAAACTGGGAGTTCTGCGCTCCAGAGAGAAAGTG ATTGACATAGAAATAAATGGAGAACCAGTGGAGCTGCAGATGAAGCTGGGAGACAACGGTGAGGCTTTTTTTGTCCAGGAAATGGAACAATTAGAT GAGACTGTTCCTGCCCATCTGGCAACTTCTCCCATCCCCACAGATGATGCCATAATAAAGAAGCAAGAGCCCGAATGCAGGCAAAGTCATCCCCTGAAGGCCCCAGAAGAAGGTTCCATTGCAGGAGGGAAGAagagaaaacggcggcggcgtaAGCACAAGGCCGAGCCCCGAAAAGAGGAGCAGAGCCAGTCAGTAGGAGGCGAACTGGAGCTTCCTGGCCTCAGCTCGGACGAGGAGATGACTTCACATAGCATGTG GGTTTCATCGATGACGAAGGACAGCATAGATCACTTCCAAAATTCCCCTGCCACCTGCCTCGAATGGGACAGCTACCCTTTCTCTGATGGCGACTGGTCCCCCTACACTGA AAGGGTAATGTCTGAGCCTGAGCCGGCGTCGCCCAACAGCGACTCGGAATTGATGGTGAAGACAACAGAGAGCATGCTCAGAGCCGACGCCCACATGCAGTGGAGCTGGGGAGAGTTCCCGGAATCCACCAGG CAGGTAACCAAAAAGGACCAGTCCTTACCAAAGGTGCTGACAATCACCCCTTCAGAAAGCACACATTTCCGGGTCATCTCCAGCCCGGAGGAGCGAGCCGAGGATCCCCTATGCAGCATTGTGAAACCCCAACCCCAGAATGTCGAAACGAGAACCTCAGACCTCAGTGAAAAAGCTATTCGCAAGACAAGATGGAAATCTTCTCCGCCTAGCCGCAGGGACTCCAATACCAAGGCTGCAGATATTGCTGTGAAGAGAAAAG GAGGTGTAAGGAAAAGGAGTCAGCATCAGGGCCCAGAAGATATATACCTAGATGACCTGAACTTACTTGAACCAGATGTTGTCGCACTCTACTTCCCCAAGAG CGAGTCAGGGCCGGTTACCAAGCACTGGGCAGAAACAGCTGCGACAGGGGGCACACACTCGGGTTCGCAGTCACCCCAGTCGGTGGGCAGCAGCAGCAGTGGCGGCGGGAGTCTTGGAGATAGCGGTACCGAGTGTCTTTCTGACTTGGCCGCCGACTTGCCTGACGTTACATTGTCGCTCTGCggaggtggtggtggtgatgaCTCTGAGATCGACAGCG AAAAATTCCTGGAGTACATCATCAGTTATCATGAATTTGCAGAAAACCCTGCAATGATTGATAATCCTAATTTGGTGGTTCGGATTGGACACAG ATATTACAACTGGACTCTGGCGGCACCACTCATACTCAGCATGCAGGCTTTTCAAAAGAACCTCCCAAAG GCCACAGAAGAAGCCTGGGTGAAGGACAGGATGCCTAAGAAGTCTGGGAGATGGTGGTTTTGGAGAAAGAGCAGCGTGAAGCAG TTATCCACAGAGAGCAAGCTGGAGTTACAGGAGAGTTTGACCGATGAGAATCCAGCGCTCAACAAAGGACCTCA ACAGAAAACCTCAGAGTGGTCGAGTGACGATGAAACCAAAGAACTCAAGGCCATGTTTGCCCCCAGCCCTGCCTACAGGAAGTCCCTGCGCCTGTCGTCCGAGCAAATC TACCAAGGAACGTGTCGCTGCCAGGGAACTATCTACCTGTGGGACTGGGATGACCAAGTCGTCATCTCGGACATCGATGGCACTATTACTAA GTCTGATGTTTTTGGTCACATCCTTCCTCAGCTTGGCAAAGACTGGACCCATGAAGGAATTGCCAAGCTTTACCACTCTGTGCACCA gaatGGTTACAAGTTCCTGTACTGTTCTGCACGAGCCATCGGTATGGCGGACATGACACGAGGGTACCTTCAGAGGGTCAACGACGGAGGCACTCTGCTGCCTCGAGGGCCACTTATGCTAGCACCTAGTAGTCTTTTCTCAGCCTTCCACAG AGAGATGATCGAAAAGAAACCTGAGAAATTTAAGGTGGAATGCCTCTCAGACATCAGGAAGCTTTTCACCACCAACATGAATCCATTCTATGCCGCTTTTGGCAACAGAGAGAGC GACGTGTTAGCTTACCGCCAAGCGGGCATATCCGTATGCCGCATCTTCACGGTGAACCCCAAAGGCGAGCTAATTCTAGAGCAGGCTAAAGGGAACAAAACATC ATACACACGTCTGAGCGAGCTAGTAGAGCACGTCTTCCCTCTGCGTAGCCGACAGCACGCCGCTGCCTTCTGTTGCCCCGACTTTAGCGCCTTCTCGTACTGGAGACAACCTATTACGCACGCCTGTTTGGAGGACCTGCTTTAA
- the LOC130908992 gene encoding phosphatidate phosphatase LPIN2-like isoform X1, which translates to MAICIIPGISMNYVGQLAGQVLVTVKELYKGINQATLSGCIDVVVVRQPNGSFQCSPFHVRFGKLGVLRSREKVIDIEINGEPVELQMKLGDNGEAFFVQEMEQLDETVPAHLATSPIPTDDAIIKKQEPECRQSHPLKAPEEGSIAGGKKRKRRRRKHKAEPRKEEQSQSVGGELELPGLSSDEEMTSHSMWVSSMTKDSIDHFQNSPATCLEWDSYPFSDGDWSPYTERVMSEPEPASPNSDSELMVKTTESMLRADAHMQWSWGEFPESTRQVTKKDQSLPKVLTITPSESTHFRVISSPEERAEDPLCSIVKPQPQNVETRTSDLSEKAIRKTRWKSSPPSRRDSNTKAADIAVKRKGGVRKRSQHQGPEDIYLDDLNLLEPDVVALYFPKSESGPVTKHWAETAATGGTHSGSQSPQSVGSSSSGGGSLGDSGTECLSDLAADLPDVTLSLCGGGGGDDSEIDSEKFLEYIISYHEFAENPAMIDNPNLVVRIGHRYYNWTLAAPLILSMQAFQKNLPKATEEAWVKDRMPKKSGRWWFWRKSSVKQLSTESKLELQESLTDENPALNKGPQQKTSEWSSDDETKELKAMFAPSPAYRKSLRLSSEQIEGLKLRDGPNDVTFSITTQYQGTCRCQGTIYLWDWDDQVVISDIDGTITKSDVFGHILPQLGKDWTHEGIAKLYHSVHQNGYKFLYCSARAIGMADMTRGYLQRVNDGGTLLPRGPLMLAPSSLFSAFHREMIEKKPEKFKVECLSDIRKLFTTNMNPFYAAFGNRESDVLAYRQAGISVCRIFTVNPKGELILEQAKGNKTSYTRLSELVEHVFPLRSRQHAAAFCCPDFSAFSYWRQPITHACLEDLL; encoded by the exons ATGGCAATATGCATTATACCTGGCATCAGCATGAACTACGTCGGTCAATTGGCTGGCCAGGTTCTGGTGACAGTCAAGGAACTGTACAAAGGCATCAACCAGGCTACACTATCGGGCTGTATCGACGTGGTAGTGGTGCGACAGCCCAACGGATCCTTCCAGTGTTCGCCCTTCCATGTGCGATTCGGAAAACTGGGAGTTCTGCGCTCCAGAGAGAAAGTG ATTGACATAGAAATAAATGGAGAACCAGTGGAGCTGCAGATGAAGCTGGGAGACAACGGTGAGGCTTTTTTTGTCCAGGAAATGGAACAATTAGAT GAGACTGTTCCTGCCCATCTGGCAACTTCTCCCATCCCCACAGATGATGCCATAATAAAGAAGCAAGAGCCCGAATGCAGGCAAAGTCATCCCCTGAAGGCCCCAGAAGAAGGTTCCATTGCAGGAGGGAAGAagagaaaacggcggcggcgtaAGCACAAGGCCGAGCCCCGAAAAGAGGAGCAGAGCCAGTCAGTAGGAGGCGAACTGGAGCTTCCTGGCCTCAGCTCGGACGAGGAGATGACTTCACATAGCATGTG GGTTTCATCGATGACGAAGGACAGCATAGATCACTTCCAAAATTCCCCTGCCACCTGCCTCGAATGGGACAGCTACCCTTTCTCTGATGGCGACTGGTCCCCCTACACTGA AAGGGTAATGTCTGAGCCTGAGCCGGCGTCGCCCAACAGCGACTCGGAATTGATGGTGAAGACAACAGAGAGCATGCTCAGAGCCGACGCCCACATGCAGTGGAGCTGGGGAGAGTTCCCGGAATCCACCAGG CAGGTAACCAAAAAGGACCAGTCCTTACCAAAGGTGCTGACAATCACCCCTTCAGAAAGCACACATTTCCGGGTCATCTCCAGCCCGGAGGAGCGAGCCGAGGATCCCCTATGCAGCATTGTGAAACCCCAACCCCAGAATGTCGAAACGAGAACCTCAGACCTCAGTGAAAAAGCTATTCGCAAGACAAGATGGAAATCTTCTCCGCCTAGCCGCAGGGACTCCAATACCAAGGCTGCAGATATTGCTGTGAAGAGAAAAG GAGGTGTAAGGAAAAGGAGTCAGCATCAGGGCCCAGAAGATATATACCTAGATGACCTGAACTTACTTGAACCAGATGTTGTCGCACTCTACTTCCCCAAGAG CGAGTCAGGGCCGGTTACCAAGCACTGGGCAGAAACAGCTGCGACAGGGGGCACACACTCGGGTTCGCAGTCACCCCAGTCGGTGGGCAGCAGCAGCAGTGGCGGCGGGAGTCTTGGAGATAGCGGTACCGAGTGTCTTTCTGACTTGGCCGCCGACTTGCCTGACGTTACATTGTCGCTCTGCggaggtggtggtggtgatgaCTCTGAGATCGACAGCG AAAAATTCCTGGAGTACATCATCAGTTATCATGAATTTGCAGAAAACCCTGCAATGATTGATAATCCTAATTTGGTGGTTCGGATTGGACACAG ATATTACAACTGGACTCTGGCGGCACCACTCATACTCAGCATGCAGGCTTTTCAAAAGAACCTCCCAAAG GCCACAGAAGAAGCCTGGGTGAAGGACAGGATGCCTAAGAAGTCTGGGAGATGGTGGTTTTGGAGAAAGAGCAGCGTGAAGCAG TTATCCACAGAGAGCAAGCTGGAGTTACAGGAGAGTTTGACCGATGAGAATCCAGCGCTCAACAAAGGACCTCA ACAGAAAACCTCAGAGTGGTCGAGTGACGATGAAACCAAAGAACTCAAGGCCATGTTTGCCCCCAGCCCTGCCTACAGGAAGTCCCTGCGCCTGTCGTCCGAGCAAATC GAGGGTTTGAAGTTGAGGGATGGCCCCAACGATGTGACGTTCAGTATCACTACTCAGTACCAAGGAACGTGTCGCTGCCAGGGAACTATCTACCTGTGGGACTGGGATGACCAAGTCGTCATCTCGGACATCGATGGCACTATTACTAA GTCTGATGTTTTTGGTCACATCCTTCCTCAGCTTGGCAAAGACTGGACCCATGAAGGAATTGCCAAGCTTTACCACTCTGTGCACCA gaatGGTTACAAGTTCCTGTACTGTTCTGCACGAGCCATCGGTATGGCGGACATGACACGAGGGTACCTTCAGAGGGTCAACGACGGAGGCACTCTGCTGCCTCGAGGGCCACTTATGCTAGCACCTAGTAGTCTTTTCTCAGCCTTCCACAG AGAGATGATCGAAAAGAAACCTGAGAAATTTAAGGTGGAATGCCTCTCAGACATCAGGAAGCTTTTCACCACCAACATGAATCCATTCTATGCCGCTTTTGGCAACAGAGAGAGC GACGTGTTAGCTTACCGCCAAGCGGGCATATCCGTATGCCGCATCTTCACGGTGAACCCCAAAGGCGAGCTAATTCTAGAGCAGGCTAAAGGGAACAAAACATC ATACACACGTCTGAGCGAGCTAGTAGAGCACGTCTTCCCTCTGCGTAGCCGACAGCACGCCGCTGCCTTCTGTTGCCCCGACTTTAGCGCCTTCTCGTACTGGAGACAACCTATTACGCACGCCTGTTTGGAGGACCTGCTTTAA
- the LOC130908992 gene encoding phosphatidate phosphatase LPIN2-like isoform X3, translated as MAICIIPGISMNYVGQLAGQVLVTVKELYKGINQATLSGCIDVVVVRQPNGSFQCSPFHVRFGKLGVLRSREKVIDIEINGEPVELQMKLGDNGEAFFVQEMEQLDETVPAHLATSPIPTDDAIIKKQEPECRQSHPLKAPEEGSIAGGKKRKRRRRKHKAEPRKEEQSQSVGGELELPGLSSDEEMTSHSMWVSSMTKDSIDHFQNSPATCLEWDSYPFSDGDWSPYTERVMSEPEPASPNSDSELMVKTTESMLRADAHMQWSWGEFPESTRVTKKDQSLPKVLTITPSESTHFRVISSPEERAEDPLCSIVKPQPQNVETRTSDLSEKAIRKTRWKSSPPSRRDSNTKAADIAVKRKGGVRKRSQHQGPEDIYLDDLNLLEPDVVALYFPKSESGPVTKHWAETAATGGTHSGSQSPQSVGSSSSGGGSLGDSGTECLSDLAADLPDVTLSLCGGGGGDDSEIDSEKFLEYIISYHEFAENPAMIDNPNLVVRIGHRYYNWTLAAPLILSMQAFQKNLPKATEEAWVKDRMPKKSGRWWFWRKSSVKQLSTESKLELQESLTDENPALNKGPQQKTSEWSSDDETKELKAMFAPSPAYRKSLRLSSEQIEGLKLRDGPNDVTFSITTQYQGTCRCQGTIYLWDWDDQVVISDIDGTITKSDVFGHILPQLGKDWTHEGIAKLYHSVHQNGYKFLYCSARAIGMADMTRGYLQRVNDGGTLLPRGPLMLAPSSLFSAFHREMIEKKPEKFKVECLSDIRKLFTTNMNPFYAAFGNRESDVLAYRQAGISVCRIFTVNPKGELILEQAKGNKTSYTRLSELVEHVFPLRSRQHAAAFCCPDFSAFSYWRQPITHACLEDLL; from the exons ATGGCAATATGCATTATACCTGGCATCAGCATGAACTACGTCGGTCAATTGGCTGGCCAGGTTCTGGTGACAGTCAAGGAACTGTACAAAGGCATCAACCAGGCTACACTATCGGGCTGTATCGACGTGGTAGTGGTGCGACAGCCCAACGGATCCTTCCAGTGTTCGCCCTTCCATGTGCGATTCGGAAAACTGGGAGTTCTGCGCTCCAGAGAGAAAGTG ATTGACATAGAAATAAATGGAGAACCAGTGGAGCTGCAGATGAAGCTGGGAGACAACGGTGAGGCTTTTTTTGTCCAGGAAATGGAACAATTAGAT GAGACTGTTCCTGCCCATCTGGCAACTTCTCCCATCCCCACAGATGATGCCATAATAAAGAAGCAAGAGCCCGAATGCAGGCAAAGTCATCCCCTGAAGGCCCCAGAAGAAGGTTCCATTGCAGGAGGGAAGAagagaaaacggcggcggcgtaAGCACAAGGCCGAGCCCCGAAAAGAGGAGCAGAGCCAGTCAGTAGGAGGCGAACTGGAGCTTCCTGGCCTCAGCTCGGACGAGGAGATGACTTCACATAGCATGTG GGTTTCATCGATGACGAAGGACAGCATAGATCACTTCCAAAATTCCCCTGCCACCTGCCTCGAATGGGACAGCTACCCTTTCTCTGATGGCGACTGGTCCCCCTACACTGA AAGGGTAATGTCTGAGCCTGAGCCGGCGTCGCCCAACAGCGACTCGGAATTGATGGTGAAGACAACAGAGAGCATGCTCAGAGCCGACGCCCACATGCAGTGGAGCTGGGGAGAGTTCCCGGAATCCACCAGG GTAACCAAAAAGGACCAGTCCTTACCAAAGGTGCTGACAATCACCCCTTCAGAAAGCACACATTTCCGGGTCATCTCCAGCCCGGAGGAGCGAGCCGAGGATCCCCTATGCAGCATTGTGAAACCCCAACCCCAGAATGTCGAAACGAGAACCTCAGACCTCAGTGAAAAAGCTATTCGCAAGACAAGATGGAAATCTTCTCCGCCTAGCCGCAGGGACTCCAATACCAAGGCTGCAGATATTGCTGTGAAGAGAAAAG GAGGTGTAAGGAAAAGGAGTCAGCATCAGGGCCCAGAAGATATATACCTAGATGACCTGAACTTACTTGAACCAGATGTTGTCGCACTCTACTTCCCCAAGAG CGAGTCAGGGCCGGTTACCAAGCACTGGGCAGAAACAGCTGCGACAGGGGGCACACACTCGGGTTCGCAGTCACCCCAGTCGGTGGGCAGCAGCAGCAGTGGCGGCGGGAGTCTTGGAGATAGCGGTACCGAGTGTCTTTCTGACTTGGCCGCCGACTTGCCTGACGTTACATTGTCGCTCTGCggaggtggtggtggtgatgaCTCTGAGATCGACAGCG AAAAATTCCTGGAGTACATCATCAGTTATCATGAATTTGCAGAAAACCCTGCAATGATTGATAATCCTAATTTGGTGGTTCGGATTGGACACAG ATATTACAACTGGACTCTGGCGGCACCACTCATACTCAGCATGCAGGCTTTTCAAAAGAACCTCCCAAAG GCCACAGAAGAAGCCTGGGTGAAGGACAGGATGCCTAAGAAGTCTGGGAGATGGTGGTTTTGGAGAAAGAGCAGCGTGAAGCAG TTATCCACAGAGAGCAAGCTGGAGTTACAGGAGAGTTTGACCGATGAGAATCCAGCGCTCAACAAAGGACCTCA ACAGAAAACCTCAGAGTGGTCGAGTGACGATGAAACCAAAGAACTCAAGGCCATGTTTGCCCCCAGCCCTGCCTACAGGAAGTCCCTGCGCCTGTCGTCCGAGCAAATC GAGGGTTTGAAGTTGAGGGATGGCCCCAACGATGTGACGTTCAGTATCACTACTCAGTACCAAGGAACGTGTCGCTGCCAGGGAACTATCTACCTGTGGGACTGGGATGACCAAGTCGTCATCTCGGACATCGATGGCACTATTACTAA GTCTGATGTTTTTGGTCACATCCTTCCTCAGCTTGGCAAAGACTGGACCCATGAAGGAATTGCCAAGCTTTACCACTCTGTGCACCA gaatGGTTACAAGTTCCTGTACTGTTCTGCACGAGCCATCGGTATGGCGGACATGACACGAGGGTACCTTCAGAGGGTCAACGACGGAGGCACTCTGCTGCCTCGAGGGCCACTTATGCTAGCACCTAGTAGTCTTTTCTCAGCCTTCCACAG AGAGATGATCGAAAAGAAACCTGAGAAATTTAAGGTGGAATGCCTCTCAGACATCAGGAAGCTTTTCACCACCAACATGAATCCATTCTATGCCGCTTTTGGCAACAGAGAGAGC GACGTGTTAGCTTACCGCCAAGCGGGCATATCCGTATGCCGCATCTTCACGGTGAACCCCAAAGGCGAGCTAATTCTAGAGCAGGCTAAAGGGAACAAAACATC ATACACACGTCTGAGCGAGCTAGTAGAGCACGTCTTCCCTCTGCGTAGCCGACAGCACGCCGCTGCCTTCTGTTGCCCCGACTTTAGCGCCTTCTCGTACTGGAGACAACCTATTACGCACGCCTGTTTGGAGGACCTGCTTTAA